In the Kwoniella shandongensis chromosome 1, complete sequence genome, one interval contains:
- a CDS encoding heat shock protein 60, mitochondrial has protein sequence MNVLRSRSALPRPARLLQSASVGISKRGYASKDVFFGNEARQGMLRGVDILAKAVSATLGPKGRTVIIGQSFGGPKITKDGVSVAKAITLKDPVENLGARLVQDVASKTNDTAGDGTTTATVLARAIYAEGVKNVAAGCNPMDLRRGAQKAVEKVLEVLSANKKVITTSEEIAQVATISANGDTHVGAIIAQAMEKVGKEGVITVKEGRTIEDEIEITEGMRFDRGFISPYLITDAKNQRVELEKPFILLSEKKISALQDILPSLEIAAQTRRPLLIIAEDIDGEALAAIILNKLRGQLSVAAVKAPGFGDNRKSILGDIAILTGGTVFTDELDVKLEKATPDLFGSTGSVTITKEDTIILNGEGEKSAIQARCEQIRGVINDATTSDYDRTKLQERLAKLGGGVAVIKVGGSSEVEVGEKKDRYDDALNATRAAVEEGIVPGGGTALLKASNELDSIAVDNFDQQLGVTMIRQAIRRPVRTIVENAGEEGSVVVGKLLSDYSAGDKFNWGYDAQTSQYRDMISAGILDPLKVVRTALVDASGVASLLTTSEACVVDAEEKNPPPGMGGMPGMGGMGGMGGMM, from the exons atgAACGTTCTCCGATCCCGATCCGCTCTTCCTCGACCCGCTCGACTTCTCCAGTCAGCGTCAGTCGGTATCTCCAAGAGAGGTTACGCTTCCAAAGATGTCTTCTTCGGTAACGAGGCGAGACAAGGCATGTTGAGAGGTGTCGATATCCTTGCCAAGGCTGTCAGCGCTACTCTTGGTCCCAAGGGACGAACAGTCATCATCG GCCAAAGTTTCGGTGGACCCAAGATCACCAAGGATGGTGTCTCCGTCGCCAAGGCTATCACTCTCAAGGACCCCGTTGAGAACCTCGGTGCTCG TCTTGTCCAGGACGTTGCTTCCAAGACCAACGACACTGCTGGTGACggtaccaccaccgccactgtTCTTGCCCGAGCCATCTACGCTGAAGGTGTGAAGAACGTTGCTGCCGGTTGCAACCCCATGGACCTCCGACGAGGTGCCCAGAAGGCAGTTGAGAAGGTCTTGGAGGTTCTTTCTGCCAACAAGAAGGTTATCACCACCAGCGAGGAGATtgctcag GTCGCTACTATCTCTGCCAACGGTGACACCCACGTTGGTGCTATCATCGCTCAAGCTATGGAGAAGGTCGGCAAGGAGGGTGTTATCACCGTCAAGGAGGGCCGAACgatcgaggatgagatcgagatcacTGAGGGTATGCGATTCGACCGAGGTTTCATCTCCCCTTACCTCATCACCGACGCCAAGAACCAACGtgtcgagcttgagaagcccttcatccttctctccgaAAAGAAGATCTCCGCTTTGCAAGATATCCTACCCTCTCTCGAAATCGCCGCTCAGACCCGTCGACCTCTTTTGATCATCGCCGAGGACATTGACGGTGAGGCTCTCGCTGCTATCATCTTGAACAAGCTCCGAGGTCAACTGAGCGTCGCTGCCGTCAAGGCCCCCGGTTTCGGCGACAACCGAAAGTCCATCCTCGGTGATATCGCCATCCTTACCGGTGGTACCGTCTTCACCGACGAGCTCGACGTCAAGCTCGAGAAGGCTACTCCCGACCTCTTCGGCTCTACTGGTtccgtcaccatcaccaaggaggacaccatcatcctcaacggTGAAGGTGAGAAGTCTGCCATCCAGGCTCGATGCGAGCAGATCCGAGGTGTCATCAACGACGCTACCACTAGCGACTACGACAGGACCAAGCTCCAGGAGCGATTGGCCAAGCTTGGCGGTGGTGTCGCTGTCATCAAGGTTGGAGGTTCAagtgaggtcgaggtcggagagaagaaggacagatATGACGACGCTCTTAACGCCACTCGAGCGGCTGTTGAGGAGGGTATCGTCCCCGGTGGTGGTACAGCTCTTTTG AAAGCATCCAATGAGCTCGACTCCATCGCCGTTGACAACTTTGACCAACAACTTGGTGTCACCATGATCCGACAAGCTATCCGACGACCCGTCCGAACCATCGTCGAGAACGCTGGTGAGGAGGGTTCCGTCGTTGTTGGCAAGCTCCTTTCCGACTACTCTGCCGGTGACAAGTTCAACTGGGGTTACGATGCTCAGACCAGTCAATACCGAGACATGATCAGTGCCGGTATCCTCGACCCTCTCAAGGTCGTCCGAACTGCTCTCGTCGACGCTTCCGGTGTTGCCAGTTTGTTGACCACTTCCGAGGCTTGTGTTGTTGAtgccgaggagaagaacccTCCCCCTGGTATGGGTGGTATGCCTGGTATGGGCGGAATGGGCGGAATGGGAGGGATGATGTGA
- a CDS encoding phosphoadenosine phosphosulfate reductase — MSAATPTDTDSDVLTPQYTSKQIEKFNVELENKSPQEILTWAVDNLDGLYQTTAFGLTGTAALDMISKISLDREETHLVPLIFMDTLHHFSETVQLAETASDTYLAPLHTYTPPGVSTADEFAAKYGDKLWETDESTYDYLVKVEPAARAYKELGVKAVITGRRKSQGADRAALKVLEVDERGLIKVNPLGNWTFKQVKEYVDKEGVPYNPLLDQGYRSIGDVHSTAPPDPNAANDASERSGRWQGKSKTECGLHTNYFEMKKKFEEKTKAQEQ, encoded by the exons ATGTCCGCCGCTACCCCCACCGACACCGACTCTGACGTATTGACACCTCAATACACATCCAAACAAATCGAAAAGTTCAACGTTGAGCTGGAAAACAAATCACCTCAGGAGATTTTGACATGGGCAGTTGACAATCTCGACGGACTGTATCAGACCACAGCGTTCGGTTT GACCGGAACCGCTGCGTTGGATATGATCTCGAAGATCTCTTTGGATAGAGAAGAGACGCATTTGGTCCCTCTG ATATTCATGGACACATTACACCACTTCTCGGAAACTGTCCAACTCGCTGAAACAGCTTCTGACACCTACCTTGCCCCGTTACACACCTACACCCCACCTGGCGTATCTACAGCAGACGAATTCGCTGCGAAATACGGTGACAAACTCTGGGAAACCGACGAGAGTACCTACGATTACCTGGTCAAAGTCGAGCCGGCCGCAAGGGCGTACAAGGAGTTGGGAGTGAAGGCTGTCATTAcggggaggaggaagtcgcAAGGCGCTGATAGGGCCGCTTTGAAAGTGCTAGAAGTGGATGAGAGGGGTTTGATAAAGGTCAATCCTTTGGGTAATTGGACTTTCAAACAGGTCAAGGAGTATGTGGATaagga AGGCGTCCCATACAACCCTCTCCTCGACCAGGGATACAGATCTATAGGCGATGTCCACTCTACCGCACCTCCAGACCCCAACGCCGCCAACGACGCATCCGAGCGAAGTGGGAGATGGCAAGGCAAGTCTAAGACTGAATGCGGTTTGCACACAAACTACtttgagatgaagaagaagtttgaggagaagacaaaggcCCAAGAGCAGTAG